One part of the Synergistaceae bacterium genome encodes these proteins:
- the rplI gene encoding 50S ribosomal protein L9: MKVILKSDVSKLGKAGSLVDVSDGHARNFLIPKGLAIEATPGKLNEWKNEQARLKAKDEKLRAEAESLRKKLQGKSVTVEGKAGENGKLFGSITAAQVAEALESQHGLKDFDKRNIKLDDTIKQPGNFPVSLKLYPGIQCDMTLSVKVS; the protein is encoded by the coding sequence ATGAAGGTAATACTGAAATCAGACGTATCAAAATTAGGCAAGGCAGGATCACTTGTTGACGTAAGCGACGGACACGCAAGAAACTTCCTTATTCCCAAAGGACTCGCAATCGAGGCGACACCCGGAAAGCTCAATGAATGGAAAAACGAGCAGGCAAGACTCAAAGCCAAAGACGAAAAACTCCGCGCAGAAGCAGAGTCCCTCCGCAAAAAACTTCAGGGGAAATCCGTAACAGTTGAAGGCAAAGCAGGCGAGAACGGAAAATTATTCGGCAGCATTACAGCGGCGCAGGTCGCCGAAGCCCTCGAATCACAGCACGGCCTCAAAGATTTCGACAAACGCAACATCAAACTTGACGACACAATTAAGCAGCCCGGAAATTTCCCCGTCTCGCTCAAACTTTACCCCGGCATTCAGTGTGATATGACCCTCTCCGTGAAGGTGTCATGA
- a CDS encoding phenylalanine--tRNA ligase subunit beta — protein sequence MLVSWELLRNFIDIEPLNLTPEELAERLTLSGSEVESITYTAGKMKGVVAAKIDALESHPKDAKYSIAHLDTGTGIHVCITSAKNMKKGDMVFYAGEGAILPDGTELGTRDFHGVMSYGMMLSAEELGLHDVDDPSGLLILPNDARPGDKAESLYHVGDVILDVSITPNRGDLLSLLGMAREIKGLYPKSTLKTPEWLRPLKQDKEWSEEFGKISLPDKGCYAYRLGLATGAKISDSPLTAKIDLAHLGMRPINNAVDVTNYVMLMLGQPLHAFDLNTLPAREITVRAAHEGEHMMTLDGKDRALTERDMLITSGGEAIALAGVMGGEQTGINPDTTIIVIESASFSPVRVGHTSRRLGINSEAAFRFSRTVDPALSKSALMAAATLIRDWCGAEVGYKPLSAENDIHEPKPVTLTRKKLSVYLSWDNMSEAAKILDGFGISQVKDNGDSRVFMPPSSRPDITIEEDLIEEIGRFRGYNDTEERLPGEMPKRADIGDSMRLAGFVRNTLIPRGYTEVLTYSFLPEDFPEKLRLSPDDVRAKPLTISNPISRDQMSMRTTLLPGLIEGLKVSITSGWREPVRIFEQGRVFLMDGESSHTEPEHVAGLIFSGVDTRSPSGNRSEDFYSIKADIESLITARGYRVEFVSGHENFMHAGQTADIFADGVKIGYAGRLKPAIEQELDVSGVYVFEIDVTGLTESRKPAFTPASSFPASFRDISLLVADTKSNDDVMRDIRQCVKDSGSDITLESLRLFDIYAGKGIPDGFRSLAYSLSYRSQTKTLTVEEVETLHNGVRESLKAKGYVVR from the coding sequence ATGTTAGTGTCATGGGAACTGCTGAGGAACTTTATCGACATTGAGCCGCTGAATCTCACGCCGGAAGAACTAGCAGAGAGACTCACACTCTCAGGCTCAGAAGTCGAAAGCATTACTTACACCGCCGGAAAAATGAAGGGAGTCGTTGCCGCGAAAATTGACGCTCTCGAATCCCATCCCAAAGACGCAAAATATTCCATCGCCCATCTTGACACAGGAACGGGGATTCACGTCTGCATTACCAGCGCAAAGAACATGAAGAAGGGCGACATGGTATTTTACGCGGGAGAAGGTGCAATCCTGCCTGACGGGACGGAGTTAGGCACAAGAGATTTTCACGGCGTTATGAGCTACGGAATGATGCTGTCAGCGGAGGAGCTTGGGCTTCATGATGTTGATGATCCATCGGGACTCTTAATCCTTCCGAATGACGCGAGGCCGGGCGACAAAGCAGAGAGCCTCTATCATGTCGGAGATGTCATTCTCGATGTCTCAATCACTCCTAACAGAGGGGACTTGCTGAGTCTTCTCGGAATGGCGCGTGAAATCAAAGGCTTGTATCCCAAATCAACGCTCAAGACTCCCGAATGGCTGCGGCCTCTCAAGCAGGACAAAGAATGGTCTGAAGAGTTCGGGAAAATATCATTGCCCGATAAAGGCTGTTACGCTTACAGGCTGGGACTTGCGACAGGCGCAAAAATTTCTGACTCTCCGCTGACCGCAAAAATTGACCTTGCCCACTTGGGAATGAGGCCGATAAATAACGCTGTCGACGTAACGAACTATGTCATGCTCATGTTAGGCCAGCCCCTTCACGCTTTTGACCTTAACACGTTGCCCGCAAGAGAAATTACCGTGAGGGCAGCCCATGAAGGCGAGCATATGATGACTCTTGACGGAAAAGACCGCGCATTGACCGAACGCGACATGCTGATTACTTCAGGAGGGGAAGCAATAGCCCTCGCGGGTGTAATGGGCGGAGAGCAGACCGGCATTAATCCCGACACAACAATAATCGTCATTGAGAGCGCGAGCTTCTCACCCGTAAGAGTCGGACATACTTCACGCAGGCTCGGCATAAACTCGGAGGCGGCGTTCAGATTCTCGCGGACTGTTGACCCCGCTTTGAGCAAATCCGCCCTCATGGCCGCGGCGACTCTCATTCGCGACTGGTGCGGGGCTGAGGTCGGTTACAAGCCGTTATCCGCCGAGAATGACATTCACGAACCCAAGCCCGTAACACTCACCCGCAAAAAGTTATCTGTATATCTTTCGTGGGACAACATGAGCGAGGCCGCAAAAATTCTTGACGGTTTCGGAATCTCTCAGGTGAAAGACAACGGAGACTCCCGCGTTTTCATGCCGCCGTCATCAAGACCCGACATAACGATAGAGGAAGACCTCATAGAGGAAATCGGGCGGTTCAGAGGCTACAACGACACAGAAGAGAGGCTCCCCGGCGAAATGCCCAAGCGCGCCGACATCGGCGACTCTATGAGGCTCGCGGGATTCGTACGCAATACCCTAATCCCAAGAGGCTACACGGAAGTATTAACGTACAGCTTCCTGCCTGAAGATTTCCCCGAAAAGCTGAGGCTGAGTCCCGATGATGTTCGCGCAAAGCCCCTCACAATCTCAAACCCTATCAGCCGCGACCAAATGTCAATGAGAACGACTCTATTGCCCGGACTTATTGAGGGCCTCAAAGTCAGCATTACTTCAGGTTGGCGCGAACCCGTGAGAATCTTTGAGCAGGGGCGAGTCTTCCTCATGGACGGCGAATCATCTCACACTGAGCCGGAACATGTCGCCGGACTCATCTTCAGCGGAGTCGATACGCGCTCGCCTTCTGGGAATCGCAGTGAGGATTTCTACAGCATAAAGGCAGATATTGAGTCGCTGATTACTGCAAGGGGATACAGGGTCGAATTTGTTTCCGGCCATGAGAATTTCATGCACGCAGGACAGACGGCGGATATTTTTGCTGACGGCGTGAAAATCGGTTACGCAGGAAGACTGAAGCCCGCGATAGAGCAGGAGCTTGATGTTTCGGGCGTGTATGTGTTCGAGATTGATGTTACGGGGCTGACTGAGAGCCGCAAGCCCGCGTTCACTCCTGCAAGTTCATTCCCTGCGTCATTCCGGGATATTTCGCTTCTTGTCGCCGACACAAAGAGCAATGATGATGTTATGCGCGACATTCGGCAGTGCGTGAAAGATTCGGGAAGTGATATTACGCTGGAGTCATTGAGGCTGTTTGACATTTACGCGGGAAAAGGAATCCCGGACGGATTCAGGAGTCTTGCTTACAGTCTGAGCTACCGTTCACAGACAAAAACATTAACCGTTGAGGAAGTAGAGACATTGCACAACGGTGTGCGCGAATCGTTGAAGGCAAAAGGCTACGTAGTGCGCTAG
- the pheS gene encoding phenylalanine--tRNA ligase subunit alpha: MTEDNITAKTVRDSFRESLAGASTLQELDEIRVKFTGKKGSLTQLLRSLGKLPPEQRKSAGQEVNTLRDEIEHELEQAGKRIRDAENEKQEISQRIDVTLPAKGRISGAFHPVLQTMHEIADIMQGLGYSVASGPEIEEDYYNFECLNVPPWHPARDMQDTFYFADGTLLRTHTSPVQIRSMLKYGAPLRIVCPGKVYRRDNDTTHSPMFNQMEGLLVDKNVPFSVMKGTMSEMLNAFFGKSLRYRFRASYFPFTEPSMELDIECVECSGHDEHCRVCHGTGWLEVVGMGMVHPNVIRAGKIDPDEYNGFAFGIGLDRMAMLKYGIGDLRLLFDGNVSYFMSGFGGAEKC; encoded by the coding sequence ATGACGGAAGATAATATCACCGCAAAAACTGTGAGGGATTCATTCCGCGAGTCCCTCGCAGGAGCTTCAACACTTCAAGAGTTAGACGAAATCCGCGTAAAATTCACAGGCAAAAAAGGATCACTCACGCAATTACTGCGCTCACTCGGAAAATTACCACCCGAACAAAGGAAATCAGCAGGCCAGGAAGTTAATACCCTCCGCGACGAAATAGAGCACGAATTAGAGCAGGCCGGAAAAAGAATCCGCGACGCTGAGAACGAGAAGCAGGAAATCTCACAGCGCATTGACGTAACACTCCCCGCAAAGGGCAGAATCTCCGGGGCGTTCCATCCCGTTTTGCAGACAATGCACGAGATTGCCGACATAATGCAGGGACTCGGATATTCCGTAGCGTCAGGGCCTGAGATTGAAGAGGACTATTACAATTTCGAGTGTCTCAACGTTCCGCCGTGGCACCCGGCGCGTGATATGCAGGATACTTTCTACTTTGCTGACGGGACATTACTGCGGACTCACACATCGCCCGTGCAGATTCGCTCAATGCTGAAATACGGTGCGCCCCTGAGAATCGTCTGCCCGGGAAAAGTTTACCGCCGTGACAATGATACGACTCACTCGCCGATGTTCAATCAGATGGAGGGACTCTTAGTCGACAAAAATGTACCTTTCAGCGTCATGAAGGGTACTATGTCGGAAATGTTGAACGCATTTTTCGGGAAGAGTCTGCGATACCGTTTCCGGGCAAGCTATTTCCCATTCACAGAGCCTTCAATGGAGCTTGATATAGAGTGCGTAGAATGCTCCGGCCATGATGAGCATTGCAGGGTCTGTCATGGAACGGGCTGGCTTGAAGTCGTAGGCATGGGAATGGTACATCCGAATGTAATCCGCGCAGGGAAAATTGACCCCGATGAGTATAACGGCTTCGCTTTCGGTATAGGACTCGACCGTATGGCCATGCTCAAATATGGGATTGGTGATTTGCGTTTGCTGTTTGACGGGAATGTTTCATACTTCATGTCAGGATTCGGGGGTGCGGAAAAATGTTAG
- the dnaB gene encoding replicative DNA helicase, which translates to MTPDYSLQPPNSPDAERAVLGSCLLSKEALGSAIEILKPEDFYSPDNRKVYEVLSAMYMADKPADIVTVQIELDSRGELEPLGGQAYFAGLVHNVTTTANVIYHAGIVRENAVRRKLLLVGDAIRGMSVNNSLSVPEIVEHAEKLIFEAAENKSSTDFRHVKDIISPVFVDVEERYRQNDNKTSGYPTGFADLDSYTGGLQPGSLNIIAARPSMGKTAFAVNIAQFGGGSANRPVLIFSLEMPAEQLVMRMLSAEASVNLSLLSKGAFDTDDFQRVREACSILAQRNIFINDDSSLTAVDFRTRCRRFKTRYPDLSLVIVDYLQLMSSGEKRLTDGRQQEVSDISRMLKAAAREMKCPVIALSQLSRAVESRNEKKPQLSDLRDSGAIEQDADLVLLMFREDYYSENENNDTANSKADIRVAKNRNGSTGVFHLTFEREYTRFRDYANDMPGM; encoded by the coding sequence ATGACTCCTGATTACAGCCTTCAGCCCCCGAACAGCCCCGACGCGGAGCGCGCTGTGTTAGGCTCCTGCCTCCTGTCAAAAGAAGCTCTCGGAAGCGCAATCGAGATTCTGAAGCCAGAAGACTTCTACAGCCCAGACAACAGAAAAGTGTATGAAGTCCTCTCAGCTATGTACATGGCCGACAAGCCTGCGGATATTGTTACGGTTCAGATTGAGCTTGACTCACGCGGGGAGCTTGAGCCGCTCGGAGGTCAGGCATATTTCGCCGGACTCGTTCACAACGTTACAACTACAGCCAACGTCATATATCACGCCGGAATCGTCCGCGAAAACGCCGTGAGAAGGAAATTATTGCTTGTGGGCGACGCTATCCGGGGAATGTCCGTGAACAATTCGCTGTCAGTCCCCGAAATCGTAGAACATGCAGAGAAATTAATCTTTGAGGCAGCCGAGAACAAAAGCTCGACAGACTTCCGCCACGTGAAAGACATAATCAGCCCTGTTTTTGTTGACGTTGAAGAGCGTTACAGGCAGAATGACAACAAGACATCGGGCTACCCTACAGGATTCGCAGACCTAGACAGCTACACCGGGGGGCTACAGCCCGGAAGCCTTAACATTATCGCGGCTCGTCCGTCAATGGGTAAGACCGCTTTCGCCGTGAACATCGCACAGTTCGGAGGGGGAAGCGCAAACCGCCCCGTTCTGATATTCAGTCTCGAAATGCCCGCAGAACAGCTCGTCATGCGTATGCTTTCAGCAGAAGCAAGCGTGAACCTCTCACTGTTGAGCAAGGGAGCTTTTGACACTGATGACTTTCAGCGCGTCCGGGAAGCATGTAGCATTCTCGCACAGCGCAATATCTTCATCAATGACGACTCAAGCCTCACAGCCGTAGATTTCCGCACAAGGTGCAGACGTTTCAAGACACGTTACCCGGATTTGTCGCTTGTGATTGTGGACTACCTTCAATTGATGAGTTCGGGCGAAAAGAGACTCACCGATGGCCGTCAGCAGGAAGTATCAGACATTTCGCGAATGCTTAAGGCCGCCGCAAGGGAAATGAAATGCCCCGTCATAGCTTTGTCGCAATTGTCGCGGGCTGTCGAGTCTCGGAATGAGAAGAAGCCGCAGCTTTCAGACCTCCGGGACTCCGGCGCGATTGAGCAGGACGCAGATTTAGTGCTGCTGATGTTCAGGGAGGATTATTACAGCGAGAACGAGAACAACGACACCGCAAACAGCAAGGCCGATATAAGAGTCGCAAAGAACCGCAACGGCAGCACGGGAGTCTTTCACCTGACCTTTGAGCGTGAATATACGCGCTTCAGGGATTACGCCAATGACATGCCGGGAATGTAG
- the zapA gene encoding cell division protein ZapA produces MRTSRDVFLTIGKGSYTIHTPLENEEIDRIKALIDEACGEIIKGATQEDMLMLTCLKLAYSLDSVSEKLRKVVERIDSEN; encoded by the coding sequence ATGAGAACTTCACGCGATGTATTTCTCACAATCGGAAAAGGAAGCTACACGATACATACCCCGCTTGAGAATGAAGAGATCGACAGGATAAAGGCATTAATTGATGAGGCTTGCGGGGAAATAATAAAGGGTGCGACTCAGGAAGATATGTTAATGCTTACGTGTCTGAAACTTGCTTACAGTCTCGACAGCGTGAGCGAAAAGCTGAGGAAGGTTGTTGAACGCATAGACAGCGAAAACTGA